The sequence gGAAACCAATGAGTAACAATGTTGAAATATAGATTAATTAGTCTTCAAGACTAAGTATTATTTCCTGAATTTTTGTTTACCCACTTCATTTCCTCAACTGGGACCTAGTAATAATGCTGGAATATTAGCATCTATATTTCTAGCGTGGTAGTATCCACATATTCATTTTTACCTCTTATGCACTCTTCTCAATTTTCAACTATCGGATCGAAGAAatcgaaaaaaaataatagataAAATTTAACAAGAATGTTTGAAAGGTGAAAAATGATGTGTGAAATGCACTACCCATATTCCTAATATCATTGAGAGCACTAAATGTTGTCTTCCATGGAATTAGATCCTTTCCAGATCCTCTCACTGGGGATCCCAATGATCAATTAATAACAACCATTCATCAAAGATCGTGCGgttacaattttttctttttttatatttttcacgcAAACTGCTTTacttttgaaaatataaaaaacattcAATTATGGCCGCATGATCTTTGATGAACAATTGGTATTAAATGATCCCCAGGATCCCCAGTGAGGAGATCCAGAGAGGATTCCGTATTCCATGAAGTTGCATGCACACCTAAAGAGTAATTTATGAAGAATAAATTTATAGACTAaattgcaaattaaatgatgtatcaCTACTAAGAAATAATCACATTAATTAACATtcaaataataatccaatcattaatttttatatcatttagtttataatATTAAGTCTACGTATTTATTCTCCAGAGGTGGATTGTATGCTctcccatttccatactcttcccatctcttcctgtttgtgtggtcacaatTAAgctacgttaacattttatattgattttttttataaaaataataaaacaaaaagtaataggaatattaaatattaacgtgacttaaccgtaaccacacaaaacaggaagaaataaaaaaagtataGAAATGGAAGGACAGACAATCCACCTACTTATTCTCCCTAACTTTTCCCTGACCTAAAAAATGGATAATTGTTAGGTAAAGAGAGTGACATGttgcaaaagaaaacaaaaactaaagatAATGTCGGGGTGAGGTGGAGTCTTGTAGTAGGTAATGACTCATTAGCTCCAAGTATTTTTATCGATCACAGTTTCAACTTTTGGGGGCtcaatttttcaatttgtccAGTCCTTTGTGTAGACATGTCGATGTTGGTATACCTACTACCGCCCCACACCACATGACTCGGGCAATCAAAAGCTTACACTTGTCTTATTAGAGGGGCGTTGAGAGGAAGCAAAAAGTACAGTCACACAATCTCAAATTTCAATGGGCTCCCAAAATTTTTGTCTTCTAATATTATGTAATAatattctatatttaaaaaaaatattatttttgttagcactttaaaatctcattatgcATCTCTTATAAGAGTAATTTTTTTCCtatctaaatataaaaatttgaagtACAATGAGATATTTTGTGTGCCAGTAATAACACCCTaaaaagaatattttttttcaattttattatataataatatgttCAAGTGAAACTTCAACGTCGAATTTCAAAGATGGCCATGTGTCTTgcatcaaatcataaactaatcctatgattttaaatttattttctcagcaaaaaaataaaaataaaaataattagaagtAAAGTAAAACTCATATCATTATGTGTTGGCggaaataaaaaccctaaattgtgAAGTTGAATGTCTATTTGTAGCATGCTCAGAAATTACTCAAGAAAGTAAAGCCTGAACATTTATGATCTGGTATGGCTTATGGGCGTCGTCACTACAATTCACAAGTAGTTCTGTTAGGTTCAATTTCTCTTTTCTGTTAATTGCATGGTCTTAGTCAGTACAGGAATCATGTCCTTGCTACTGCCCATAAACAATCCGTAATGTTAATCGAAATCATAGAGTATATAAAGAAGCACCATCAACTTAATTAGAAAAGTGCTTAGTTTGCTAGTCATTGTCGTCCACCCGTCCCACAGTAAATCAATGACTTAAGAGTCGTTTACGCATGCATAATAAGGACTGTAATTAACATCTAATTTTCACAAGAACCAGGCAGACATCTTATTGTTATAAATAAAACAAACCTAATAATAACATTAATAACAAtgataaaaacaagaaaaattacTGGTAGTAAAAgggtttgtaaaaaaaattgataattaaggatAATGATGTTGCACTTACTTGTTGGGAATAGGGTATTCCGGGAAGAATTTGGCCAGGATTTCCACGACGTCGCCACGGTGGAGCACACTCTCAGCACAAAGGTATCTGCCTCCTGCAGAGGGTGTCTCATAGACCAAAATGTGAGCCAGTGCGACGTCCCTAACATGCACATAGGCCTGAACTGAATTGGCATAGGTCTTGGTCGAGCCAGTCAGGTACTTGAGGATGTGAATGATGCTGGCATTGACAGTTGGTTGCAGAAGTGGTCCGAGCACCAGCACTGGGTTCACCACCGCCAAGTCCACCCCTTTCTCTCTGGCCTCCTCCCATGCTGCCTGCTCTGCCACTGCTTTCCCATAGCAGTACCAGTTCTgcaatttaataaatatttttaattcattattaATTTATCAAAGTAATATTTTATGTTGggtttttctatttatttttctttccaaattgtCTGTTTTATATTTGCCAACAGAGTAGGTTACTTTGGGCTGTTATGGGTTTAGGATTAGTTCATTTTGCATGTTCAACCAAGTCTATATTCATGCATCAAATTGACCAAAAATATTTCTAACTATTCGTTGATTGTTTTCCAACTTTTGATCGCtatgtatgtgtatattttcatttattttttggtgacctttagaaattatttatatattttacaaaaGTAATTTGAAAAGCAACAACAAATAACATATTCTGCTGTGTTCTATCTAATATTCTCTTACTCAAGAAAATATAACCTagtgggcaaaaaaaaaaatatatatatatatatatatatatatataacctagCTAAACTTTAGCTCTTGTATcaaaaaattagtttcatatgaCACTTAATACTACGTTTTAATAgtattcttcacttgtaagtaagagatcaTAGGTTCGATTATtgtcaaagatgaatttgaactacattattgctagcctattgtgagtcTTAGGCCAATTCTCCacccccttagtatagataatatcgtttgttaaataAAACATTAGTTTCATATGTGGTCCAATAATTTGCTGGACAAAACAAACAACTCATGTTTGTTTGAGTACATCAAATATCATTGCCTACCATTGAGCATGTACTATGGATAAAAGAAATAATTAGTACTTTATTGATGAATATGATTAATATAAATAAGTGATTTTTGTGTTAATGAGAAAAGAAATTATATACAATTATGATTGTGCTGACCTTGGTGTTCTTGCAAAATTCAAGATCACTCCAACAAGACTCGTCGACCACCACTTCAGGACCCCTGGTGGGGTCCATGTACACCGCACCAATTGACGATGTGAAGACCACCCGTTTCACCTTGGCTTCCGCCGCTGCTTGAATCACATTCTTGGTTCCGTTCACCGCCGGCTCCACCATTTGTTCCTGTATATACATATTAGGTCAGTCAAACTAATTACTACTATATTTTGGATtgcataattattattattttcttgtttggatGTGTTTCTAAAATGGTTCAAagcacttttagagaaaatattttttagttctaaaagcactttaagtgctttctgAAAGAAATACCAATTATGTGTttcttccaggaagcactttaagtgctcaatttttcaaaatttacttgcatttttactaaggattggtttcgaaaacatttttactaaaagcgttttcagttattttaaaagcatattCAAACTAACTCTAGTCATTAGTATATCCATATTTCAAAGGGTgacttatattttctttttcttaaaaagaagaaaagaaaattgagtCTTAGTACAGGAGAATGTTTTAAGATAAATATACACATACATGcatatttcaataaaatttgtATTATTCGGAAGTATCTGTTAAGAGATCTACCTATCAAGACTCATAGTGAATACGATtaacagattttttttattttttatttttttatgttaacAAATTGTATAGTGAAGCATGACAATTAAATCAATACATAGTCATTCTTGAAACAAGAATACATTATGTTACGTGTAAATCTCTTTAACATAATATAGTGTTATTGACTTAAAAGACACTATGATAATGGTACGAACTATAGTCTCTCGTTTGATTGGGtttcaagttttatttttacttcttgTCCAAAAATTCTTACCACAACATCACTATCGACAGGTGCCGTTTGAGTCTTGACAAAGAACCGCACTTAATACTTATGTTTGAAGGATCCACAAAGTGATCTGTTAGGGAAGATTAGGAGCGTATGGGTTTGGttttgtgggggggggggggggggggggatgggTTGGTAAATGGTAAAAGATTAAAGAGAAAAAGCGTGCACATTTTCCAGtgttttctcagcaaccaaacagaaaccAAAAGAGAAAGTAAGGGAAAAAGAAGACTCACTGGATCATCCGTGACAGGTGATGCTGTGTGAAAAACTCCATCACAGCCGTTAATGGCTTCTTTGAGGCTCTCATAATCAAGGAGATCAGCTTTGCACAAACTTAGTCTCTCTGTAGCTCCTTCAAGCTCCCTCAAATGAGCATTTTTGGGGTCATCTACAACCAAAACCCATattaaaaaccataaaataaaaCTATTTAAATACAAGAAACAATGAATGATGAATGAACATGTCTCAAATCTATTGAATGGTTTGAAATAAGAATTATGCATGCGAACATAATTCAAGTAAACAACGTAACGAAAAAACACGTCCGACTATCTGTCAAAGGAGTGTAAGCATTTAATATTCGATTTGGGGAAACAGATAGAGAAACAAAGGCTTAAAAGGTGTTAATGATTTGTACATAATTATTTACCCGGGTTTCTCAAGGTTCCTTTAACAGTGTAGCCTCTTTCTAGCAATAGCTTCACCATCCATGAAGCAATGAAGCCTCCAGCTCCGGTGACACAAATAGTTTGGCCGTGGTCGGAAACTGATGAGCTATCGTCTGGCATCTTGGTTATTAGCTTTGTTTTCGGACAAGATACGAaatagatctttttttttttttttttggtgggagccaaagaagaggaaaaagaaaagaaaaaaaaaacgaagtgGAAAGTTCAAAGTGTGTTTGTAatggaagaaagaagaggcGCAAGACAAGAATAGCGGCAAAGTGGGGTTTTATAAGGAGGAGAAAGCCCACCAGACTCACCTAACACCGGTGAAAGATTTGAGAGAAGAGACAGACATATCTGTATGGCATTTAACCATTGCACTATCTTACAAGTTGAACGGATCGGAAGGAAAAATGTGACATGAGTCACAATacatttacttttttttctttaatttgtagAAAAATGATGTTTCAATTGGTGTTTTTAGTGGGGTTTTTAAATGAGTGGTTTTGGATACTTGCGTATGAATGTAATCATATATTTTTACTACATCAGTTACGAAAAACGCTAGGAGGTCATATTTTTTTAACCACATGGTGTACTATTTGACGTGGCAAGAAATGTGTATATATcagacacaccccgacccggaatgtccgctaggactccgaatcgaactgtgctggccgacacctggaaagtgacgaagccataaagtgtgataatatataaaatgtgaataaattaaaatctaaaagtgcctaagtacATGAGTGCGCAGTATCTGAACCCATTTCACGAGCGATACAGAGCATAGGTATAGTACAGTAAGGTGAGATAATGATTATACCATCATAAAAGACATCTATGCTGAAAACTGCCACGAATCTTCGTCAATATGGAACTCTGCTGCTAGAACCTGGACGGAtacaaaaacagaaaatgtgagtgagtGAAATAAAACTCTTCAAACCAATTCCAACTACCAAAGATAGTAGCCCATCGCCGTAATACCTgtttaatttcccagaaaacaaCAAACGTGAATATAAATcaaaaccataaccaaaataatagtCTTACGGTTATGCTACGTCAAAAATCTTAACAAGAATGAGTAATCCAAGTGAAATAAACCAATAGGAAATGACATGttagccggatccacctatcATGTATAGTTGAATCAATATCTCATCCtgtatatgctagcatctcatcacatatctcatcataaatatatatgctagcatctcattatatatcatcacatatatgctagcatctcatcataaatatatgctagcatctcattagATATGCTAGTTTgtaacatatctcatcatacatgctagcatctcattacacatctcatcacatatatgctagcatctcatcacatatctcatcataaatatatgctagcatctcatcatatatgctagctcgtaacatatctcatcatacatgctagcatctcattacatatctcatcacatatatgctagcatctcatcacatatctcatcataaatatatgctagcatctcatcatatatgctagctcgtaacatatctcatcatatatgctagcatctcatcatatatcccatcacatatatgctagcatctcattacatgtatgctagcatctcatcacttatctcatcataaatatatgctagcatctcatcatatatgctagctcataacatatctcatcatatatggtagcatctcattacatatctcatcacatataggctagcatctcattacatatctcatcataaatatatatatatatgct is a genomic window of Malus domestica chromosome 09, GDT2T_hap1 containing:
- the LOC103424888 gene encoding cinnamoyl-CoA reductase 1-like; this encodes MPDDSSSVSDHGQTICVTGAGGFIASWMVKLLLERGYTVKGTLRNPDDPKNAHLRELEGATERLSLCKADLLDYESLKEAINGCDGVFHTASPVTDDPEQMVEPAVNGTKNVIQAAAEAKVKRVVFTSSIGAVYMDPTRGPEVVVDESCWSDLEFCKNTKNWYCYGKAVAEQAAWEEAREKGVDLAVVNPVLVLGPLLQPTVNASIIHILKYLTGSTKTYANSVQAYVHVRDVALAHILVYETPSAGGRYLCAESVLHRGDVVEILAKFFPEYPIPNKCKDNGKPRAEPYKFTNQKLRDLGLEFTPVKQALYETVKSLQEKGHLPVHTKQEQDSIKIQS